A window of the Brassica napus cultivar Da-Ae chromosome C5, Da-Ae, whole genome shotgun sequence genome harbors these coding sequences:
- the LOC125587081 gene encoding uncharacterized protein LOC125587081, translated as MNTSVVLKSRGLGRSIIQGNYATESKKFRAITIMRHHLTEDLRNQYLNIENPRDLWAELKSRYTMVLLPKVRHEWMSLRFQDFESVDEYHFALSKIVYKLRLCGEVVTEEDLLEKIFLTADPRDLLLQHIYREKGFTTYNDLLSCLTEQSNQLLKRNSEMRYPEANKTDMDQNESKTAVSNVTDGVAGMSID; from the coding sequence ATGAACACTTCAGTTGTCCTGAAATCAAGAGGACTCGGTAGGAGTATCATTCAGGGTAATTATGCAACTGAAAGTAAAAAGTTTAGGgccataacaattatgcgccatcatctcactgaggatctAAGAAATCAGTACCTAAatattgagaatcctcgtgacctttggGCAGAATTAAAATCCAGATACACaatggtgttattaccaaaggtcagGCATGAATGGATGAGTCTCAGATTCCAGGATTTTGAGTCTGTGGATGAATATCATTTTGCTTTGTCCAAAATCGTTTACAAACTGAGACTATGTGGTGAAGTGGTAACTGAGGAGGATTTACTGGAAAAGATCTTCCTCACAGCTGATCCAAGAGATCTATTGTTACAACATATCTATAGAGAAaaaggtttcaccacctataATGATCTGCTCTCATGCCTAACTGAGCAGAGTAATCAGTTGCTAAAAAGAAATAGTGAGATGAGATATCCTGAAGCAAATAAGACTGATATGGATCAGAATGAATCCAAGACAGCCGTGTCCAATGTAACTGATGGTGTGGCCGGCATGTCTATTGACTAA